In Denticeps clupeoides chromosome 1, fDenClu1.1, whole genome shotgun sequence, a single window of DNA contains:
- the LOC114796396 gene encoding solute carrier family 22 member 8 → MGTLQKSVCWRLSVPVFFTAFLFFLDVFTVHGYSCAKATENSHRSLSQKLLVENASAAPVLRGSAAACSSGDVVLGSGLVYGQTLYMTGLLIGSVVSGVISDRYGKRVLLLGCSCLHAVVALLTAFLPFTPFYLAARCITGLSCSGINMSSMSLGVEWSQPKYRTWPPTLLSFIFSLGMMGLAVVAYLTHGWMQFHLVLALPQILCMPLYFNIPESPRWLLLNKRMDTLEKYRSRSPEDRECLDQLLDTLETDLEMSKVEKPQCKHTSDFTHLKSPIIVMRVCIMGYIGMASALTYFGISFSVGHFGLNIYLVQFFSGLSESPSLLLPFLLARCGRRPFTMVSLMASGTASLMSLLMSKFCDLPLLVVTLALVGKLCMQSTTCVSLLYGIELFPTVIRQKCIGLVNLWFRIGSIINAVVAPTGEIPLPAMICYSSAPILGTWLCLLLPETSGVPLPDSVLDCQKQPRLSMQCLPCSRTHGHLHTEQGERQITEGGRDMAGYES, encoded by the exons ATGGGCACCCTACAAAAAAGCGTGTGCTGGAGGTTGAGCGTGCCGGTTTTTTTCAcggcttttctgtttttcctggACGTGTTTACCGTGCACGGCTACTCGTGCGCCAAAGCGACCGAGAACAGCCATCGCAGCCTGAGCCAAAAGCTCCTCGTGGAGAACGCGTCCGCGGCTCCGGTGCTTCGCGGCAGCGCCGCTGCGTGT AGCTCCGGCGACGTGGTGCTGGGCAGCGGCCTTGTGTACGGCCAGACGCTCTATATGACGGGACTTTTGATTGGGTCGGTGGTCAGCGGCGTTATCTCGGACAG ATACGGGAAGCGAGTGCTTCTCCTCGGCTGCTCCTGTCTTCATGCGGTGGTGGCTCTGCTGACTGCATTTCTGCCCTTTACACCATTCTACCTGGCAGCACGGTGCATCACCGGTCTCTCCTGTTCTGGAATCAACATGAGCAGCATGAGCTTAG GGGTGGAGTGGAGCCAGCCAAAATACCGCACCTGGCCCCCAACCCTGCTGTCCTTCATCTTCAGTTTGGGCATGATGGggttggcagtggtggcatacCTTACCCATGGCTGGATGCAGTTCCACCTCGTGCTGGCCCTTCCACAGATCCTCTGCATGCCCCTGTATTT CAATATTCCAGAGTCTCCTCGATGGTTACTCCTGAACAAGAGAATGGACACATTAGAAAAATATCGTAGCAGGAGCCCCGAAGACAGGGAATGTCTTGATCAG CTGCTTGACACACTGGAGACTGACCTTGAGATGTCGAAAGTCGAAAAACCTCAGTGTAAACACACTTCTGACTTCACTCACCTCAAATCTCCCATCATAGTGATGAGAGTCTGCATCATGGGCTATATAGG AATGGCTTCTGCTCTGACATACTTTGGGATCTCCTTCAGCGTGGGACACTTTGGGTTGAACATCTATTTGGTTCAGTTCTTCTCTGGCCTGTCTGAATCACCCTCACTTTTGCTACCGTTCCTGCTCGCACGTTGTGGCCGCCGGCCCTTCACTATGGTCTCCCTGATGGCCAGTGGCACTGCCAGTCTGATGTCCCTCTTGATGTCTAAGTTCTGTG ACTTGCCGCTGCTTGTGGTGACGCTAGCATTGGTGGGCAAGCTGTGCATGCAGTCTACAACATGTGTTTCTTTGCTTTATGGAATAGAATTATTCCCAACTGTGATAAG ACAGAAGTGCATTGGACTGGTCAACCTGTGGTTTCGGATAGGCAgcattattaatgcagtagTTGCCCCTACGGGTGAGATCCCGTTGCCTGCAATGATCTGCTACAGCAGTGCGCCGATTCTGGGGACTTGGCTGTGCCTTTTGTTACCAGAGACCAGTGGTGTCCCCCTGCCTGACTCTGTCCTGGACTGCCAGAAACAGCCCAGACTGAGCATGCAGTGTCTTCCTTGCTCCAG gaCACATGGACATCTACACACAGAACAAGGTGAAAGACAAATAACTGAAGGAGGACGGGACATGGCAGGATACGAATCATAA
- the ccdc28a gene encoding coiled-coil domain-containing protein 28A isoform X1 translates to MEEKKIKRKSPRPSNNQPPPVTARKSAASSRNIGFAGVSSHSGQKSKYSRRGARDKPRPQSQSGKSSQSAAIQHSFLTDVSDVQEMEKGLLSLLNDFHSGKLQAFGNECSIDQMEHVRGMQEKLARLHFDLYGEVDEMPEDQRKAACDTNMDKLLLNLEELSSSIQKLNLADSQDVPRTSSV, encoded by the exons ATGGAAGAGAAGAAGATTAAGCGTAAAAGCCCCCGACCCTCTAATAATCAACCCCCTCCGGTCACAGCCAGGAAAAGTGCGGCGTCCAGCAGAAACATCGGCTTTGCCGGCGTGAGCTCCCATTCCGGCCAGAAATCCAAATACAGCAGGAG GGGTGCCAGGGATAAGCCAAGACCCCAGAGCCAGTCCGGGAAGAGCAGCCAGTCCGCGGCGATCCAACACTCGTTCCTCACAGACGTGTCTGATGTCCAGGAGATGGAGAAAGGCCTGCTGAGTCTTCTCAATGATTTCCACTCGGGAAAGCTGCAGGCCTTCG GTAACGAGTGCTCCATCGATCAAATGGAGCATGTTCGAGGGATGCAAGAGAAGCTTGCCCGGTTGCACTTTGACCTTTATGGTGAGGTAGATGAGATGCCAGAAGACCAGAGGAAGGCAGCTTGTGATACTAACATGGACAAACTGCTTTTAAAT ttagagGAGCTGAGTTCATCAAT ACAAAAGCTCAACCTAGCAGACAGCCAAGACGTCCCACGGACATCCAGCGTATGA
- the ccdc28a gene encoding coiled-coil domain-containing protein 28A isoform X2, with the protein MEEKKIKRKSPRPSNNQPPPVTARKSAASSRNIGFAGVSSHSGQKSKYSRRGARDKPRPQSQSGKSSQSAAIQHSFLTDVSDVQEMEKGLLSLLNDFHSGKLQAFGNECSIDQMEHVRGMQEKLARLHFDLYGEVDEMPEDQRKAACDTNMDKLLLNALDFFS; encoded by the exons ATGGAAGAGAAGAAGATTAAGCGTAAAAGCCCCCGACCCTCTAATAATCAACCCCCTCCGGTCACAGCCAGGAAAAGTGCGGCGTCCAGCAGAAACATCGGCTTTGCCGGCGTGAGCTCCCATTCCGGCCAGAAATCCAAATACAGCAGGAG GGGTGCCAGGGATAAGCCAAGACCCCAGAGCCAGTCCGGGAAGAGCAGCCAGTCCGCGGCGATCCAACACTCGTTCCTCACAGACGTGTCTGATGTCCAGGAGATGGAGAAAGGCCTGCTGAGTCTTCTCAATGATTTCCACTCGGGAAAGCTGCAGGCCTTCG GTAACGAGTGCTCCATCGATCAAATGGAGCATGTTCGAGGGATGCAAGAGAAGCTTGCCCGGTTGCACTTTGACCTTTATGGTGAGGTAGATGAGATGCCAGAAGACCAGAGGAAGGCAGCTTGTGATACTAACATGGACAAACTGCTTTTAAAT GCCCTTGACTTCTTTTCTTAA
- the ect2l gene encoding epithelial cell-transforming sequence 2 oncogene-like: MSSYSQQSHSITSLESAWLNSRSTRRPRSAKLHSLGFSEDESRVSDFRFSAWTPIVNKSSNQQLFQERTALILHWFDLWTDLQRKQFLHTLLKRCSKSQLKFTMDSLMEVVPITHMDFTTVLPRFLSLHIFSFLNPLELCQAAQVCWHWKFLAGQDWLWSPKCVRHGWFLPYSPTNNEYGAWKNHYINCVSSLHCLTPREASSMYGTLNEVVEDANDMKERQKERTIRQTIREKVAEHKKGALKSRRPWLSNSLSGGLLNSAVQGQNHQSGMSLTSALVLLGEKCRSQSSHSWMPENDDRLCLVESAKLKIPLTKSMRSHLPQSNLSPTHLLLLREERNLRYVEVSLCSDHFFPVFQLLLAGLKVSVIPLLYDHDSMTLEVLLAQAERLLKGRDVQSIAVVTGGSTLEIDLVQGFSITEKAVLNPQVREFWEKISGWVLQQNDGGTLDIFLPLAASASGMELMRNLSTLTGLNIRAPTGICTGSYHHILSEWSGSDEFPPYLYFNQGPFLLWCRQAEWLEVALVSLKEQLGPQLYQLRRETQGRMLGQFLCDQVSAQDICIRSQNKAADVIAEAFILFFKENPENPLEFLAAFVRNKYEEDCGATADTTHLTEGVQSRLPGSILELPQDMSGDIDRRTAVAKELLHSERIYTQLLETVVRVYFIPLKASLDSNRAILSSANILMMFSPVLDILEVNRVFVKELTERLQEWSPQQGIGDICKKLCTKLRTYTNFFNNYPIILRTVDKCREKTPEFRVFLKRHDRTHSTHMLSLQELLLAPFTRVQEYVLLLQALSVHTPTEHPDHAHLSFALTTMLNYRTFICKLKKSGDGLMRMVETQKMIQSCPNLQEGDRYLITTQEVALLNSPNEGVTASLRMYEHVRDLGLFLFSDALVLSERRVVHVPFSHALRSSHTFLASVALHSLKLRDIADTKYAQNAFALEGPRRQWICASNRDVDKAMFISALQSAINAAIHG; encoded by the exons ATGTCCAGCTATTCCCAACAGTCCCATTCCATCACATCTCTGGAATCTGCATGGCTGAACTCCAGGTCCACGCGGCGCCCACGTAGCGCGAAACTCCACAGCCTCGGTTTCTCTGAGGATGAATCCCGTGTATCCGATTTCCGATTCAGCGCGTGGACGCCAATCGTTAATAAATCATCCAATCAGCAG CTGTTTCAAGAAAGAACAGCACTGATTCTCCACTGGTTTGATTTGTGGACTGATCTCCAGAGGAAGCAGTTTCTACACACTCTGCTTAAGAGATGCTCCAAGTCCCAGCTCAA GTTCACCATGGACTCGCTCATGGAGGTGGTGCCTATCACACATATGGACTTCACTACTGTACTGCCACGTTTCCTTTCTCTTCATATCTTCTCCTTCCTCAACCCTCTGGAGCTCTGCCAAGCAGCACAGGTCTGCTGGCACTGGAAGTTCCTGGCTGGACAG GACTGGCTGTGGTCACCTAAGTGCGTGAGACATGGTTGGTTCCTTCCTTACTCGCCAACAAACAATGAATATGGTGCGTGGAAGAATCACTACATAAACTGTGTCTCAAGTCTACACTGCCTTACCCCACGGGAAGCCTCAAGCATGTATGGGACCTTGAATGAGGTTGTGGAGGATGCAAATGATATGAAAGAACGACAGAAGGAGCGTACGATCAGACAAACCATAAGGGAAAAGGTTGCAGAACACAAGA AAGGAGCTTTAAAGTCTAGACGGCCTTGGTTAAGTAACAGCTTGTCTGGAGGTCTGTTAAACAGTGCTGTTCAAGGGCAAAACCATCAGTCTGGAATGAGTTTGACATCTGCTCTTGTGCTATTAGGG gaGAAATGCCGCTCACAATCCTCCCACTCCTGGATGCCAGAGAATGATGACCGACTTTGTTTAGTGGAGAGTGCAAAGTTAAAGATACCACTAACTAAATCTATGAG GTCACATTTACCACAGTCAAATTTGTCTCCAACACACCTGCTTCTACT CCGAGAAGAGCGAAACCTTCGATATGTTGAAGTGTCTCTCTGTTCAGACCATTTCTTCCCTGTCTTCCAGTTGCTCCTTGCAGGATTGAAGGTTTCTGTGATCCCCCTATTGTATGACCATGACAGCATGACTCTGGAGGTTCTTCTTGCTCAGGCTGAAAGACTGTTGAAAGGCAGAGATGTTCAGAGCATTGCTGTGGTAACTGGAGGAAGCACATTGGAGATAGACCTTGTGCAAG GATTCAGCATCACAGAAAAAGCAGTGCTGAACCCACAAGTGAGAGAATTCTGGGAGAAAATCTCAGGCTGGGTCCTTCAACAGAATGATGGAGGGACATTAGATATATTTCTTCCTCTGGCAGCTTCTG CGTCAGGAATGGAGCTGATGAGGAATCTGTCTACCCTGACTGGACTTAACATCAGGGCTCCTACAGGGATCTGCACGGGCTCATACCATCACA TTCTCAGTGAATGGTCCGGATCAGACGAGTTCCCTCCATATCTGTACTTCAACCAGGGACCATTTCTCCTCTGGTGCAGGCAGGCAGAGTGGCTGGAGGTGGCACTAGTGTCTCTGAAGGAACAACTGGGGCCACAGTTGTACCAGTTGAGAAGAGAAACACAGGGGCGGATGCTGG GTCAGTTCCTGTGTGACCAAGTCAGTGCCCAAGATATCTGCATTAGATCACAGAATAAAGCTGCTGATGTTATAGCTGAGGCATTCATCTTATTCTTTAAAGAAAATCCA GAGAATCCATTGGAATTTCTGGCTGCATTTGTGCGAAATAAATATGAAGAGGATTGTGGTGCCACAGCAGACACCACACACTTGACTGAGGGTGTGCAGAGCAGATTGCCCGGATCAATTCTGGAGCTCCCACAG GACATGTCTGGTGATATTGACAGACGCACCGCAGTAGCCAAGGAGCTGCTGCACAGTGAGAGGATCTACACCCAGCTGCTGGAGACTGTTGTCAGAGTGTATTTTATCCCACTGAAAGCCTCTCTGGACTCCAACCGGGCAATACTCAGCTCTGCAAACATCCTTATGATGTTCTCCCCTGTTCTGGACATCTTGGAGGTCAACCG CGTTTTTGTCAAAGAGCTAACAGAGCGTTTACAGGAGTGGAGTCCTCAGCAAGGTATAGGTGACATTTGTAAAAAGCTCTGCACCAAATTAAGGACATACACCAACTTCTTCAATAATTATCCAATCATTCTCAGGACAGTAGACAAG TGCAGAGAGAAGACTCCTGAATTTCGGGTATTCTTGAAAAGACATGACCGAACACATTCAACCCACATGCTAAG TCTTCAGGAACTCTTGCTTGCCCCATTCACCCGTGTGCAGGAGTATGTACTGCTGCTGCAGGCGCTGTCTGTGCACACCCCAACTGAGCACCCGGACCACGCGCATTTGTCCTTCGCCTTAACCACTATGCTGAACTACAGGACCTTCATATGCAAG TTGAAAAAGAGCGGTGATGGACTTATGAGAATGGTGGAAACTCAGAAAATGATTCAGAGCTGCCCG AATCTACAAGAAGGAGACAGGTATTTGATCACAACACAAGAGGTGGCTTTATTAAACAGTCCAAATGAAGGGGTCACCGCCTCTCTTAG GATGTATGAACATGTCCGAGACTTGGGCCTCTTCCTGTTCAGTGACGCTTTGGTGTTGAGTGAAAGAAGGGTGGTTCATGTCCCCTTCAGCCACGCGCTCAGATCCTCTCACACTTTCCTGGCCTCTGTGGCGCTCCACAGCCTCAAACTGAGAGACATTGCAGACACTAAAT ATGCTCAGAATGCTTTTGCCTTGGAAGGACCAAGGCGGCAGTGGATCTGTGCAAGCAACAGGGATGTCGACAAAGCCATGTTCATTTCTGCATTACAGAGCGCCATAAATGCTGCGATACATGGATAG